A single window of Candidatus Dormiibacterota bacterium DNA harbors:
- the tmk gene encoding dTMP kinase, whose product MFVTLEGIEGSGKSTLLSGLAQRLEAGGAQPLVTYEPGGTPAGDAVRELLLNSDLEIAPLTEALLMNAARAQLVTGRIRPALAARRIVLCDRYFDSTLAYQGYGRGLDIPTLRLLCLAATSGLDPDLTFLLDLPVESARGRLQERAADRIEREDGAFFERARRGYLEMAKAGGRWHVLDAMRSPEELLDDAWPIVRALVEAPA is encoded by the coding sequence GTGTTCGTAACGCTCGAGGGCATCGAGGGCAGCGGCAAGAGTACGCTGCTGAGCGGTCTCGCGCAGCGCTTGGAAGCGGGCGGCGCGCAGCCGCTCGTCACGTACGAGCCCGGCGGAACGCCGGCCGGTGACGCGGTGCGCGAGCTGCTGCTCAACAGCGATCTGGAGATCGCGCCGCTCACCGAAGCGCTCCTGATGAACGCGGCGCGGGCGCAGCTCGTGACGGGCCGAATCCGTCCGGCGCTGGCTGCGAGGCGCATCGTGCTCTGCGACCGGTATTTCGATTCGACGCTCGCGTACCAAGGATACGGACGCGGACTCGACATCCCGACGTTGCGCCTTCTCTGTCTAGCCGCGACGTCCGGCCTAGACCCGGATCTCACGTTTCTTCTCGATCTCCCGGTGGAGAGCGCGCGCGGCCGTCTGCAGGAGCGCGCTGCGGACCGCATCGAGCGAGAGGACGGCGCGTTTTTCGAGCGCGCGCGGCGAGGATATCTCGAGATGGCAAAGGCCGGCGGCCGCTGGCACGTTTTGGATGCGATGCGCTCGCCGGAGGAGTTGCTCGACGACGCGTGGCCGATCGTTCGTGCGCTCGTAGAAGCGCCCGCGTGA
- a CDS encoding efflux RND transporter permease subunit → MIRFFLNRPIFATVCALMITLAGAVMIPTLPIAQYPQVAPPVVTVSANWIGASPTAIESAVTVPLEDALNDVEGLRYITSSSADGASTVSCTFTLGTNLDIAAADVQNAVQSALGLLPAQVRQTGVTITKNSGSILVAIALRSNTSKYDTLWLSNYAQLNVVNTLARVSGVSQVRIFGERRYAMRIWLDPRKLAQQGLTVPDVINALSEQNEEVAAGSIGAAPEPSDQPYTYVVNASGRLSAPAQFANIVLRTDPNGGFTRLGDVARIQLGAEDYSSYLRFDGQQNAVGMGVFQYPDANALSVAAAVTKRMKELARHFPAGITYTVALDSTTFVRESVREVLITLMLSVLLVVLVIYLFLQDPRATLIPAATIPVSLVGTFFVMKIFGFTINTITLFGLTLATGLVVDDAIVVIENIARHMERNRGKMSGRDSALEAMREIQSAVVASSLVLLAVFLPVAFFPGTTGEIYRQFALTIAASISISLFAALTFAPTLTARLLHGDIESNAFVFHYFNLGYHAFRDWYARSLPKIANRRTLVLGAFAAALLVTGIMFRTTPTAFIPNEDQGFAIILVQAPEGTSLAYESAFAAKAEHILLSSSDVDHVFNVGGFSFGGSAPNFGLIFVRLKPWSERPGYAHSLDYLLAGWDAQFARIPGGTIIGFDPPAINGIGSFGGFQFELEDQGNVGLPVLAATANAIIAAAYADPRLSRVFTQFRLNSPQIQMHIDRNKAKALGISMTDLFETVGTDLGSYYVNDFDYLNRSWRVYVQADTPFRDRIDALQQLYVAPIVAPGPAPAASSSLASGQTPISNLVTLSQVKTAPVISHYDLFRSLEINGNAAPGHGSGEAIAAIEQIFARVAPAGIGYEWSGLQLDEIAAGSTSTLIFVLGLVVVFLVLSAQYESFIDPLIVILAVPAAIFGALLALDVRHLPQDIYAQVGYVMLIGLASKSAILIVEFANQQMRAGADAVTAALRAAQTRLRPILMTSIAFIIAVLPMVFATGAGSAARHSLGTVVFGGMLLSTFLNLAITPVLYILIKSLSRPRAPADS, encoded by the coding sequence GTGATTCGGTTCTTCCTCAACAGACCGATCTTTGCGACCGTCTGCGCGCTCATGATCACGCTCGCGGGCGCGGTGATGATTCCGACGCTGCCGATCGCGCAGTACCCGCAAGTCGCGCCGCCGGTCGTCACCGTTTCGGCGAACTGGATCGGCGCGAGCCCGACCGCAATCGAGAGTGCCGTCACCGTTCCCCTCGAAGACGCACTCAACGACGTCGAAGGCCTGCGCTACATCACGTCCTCGAGCGCCGACGGTGCCTCCACGGTGAGCTGCACGTTCACGCTCGGAACGAATTTGGACATTGCGGCGGCCGACGTGCAGAATGCGGTGCAGTCGGCGTTGGGCTTGCTCCCGGCGCAGGTCCGTCAAACCGGCGTTACGATCACGAAGAACTCGGGTTCCATTCTCGTCGCGATAGCGTTGAGGTCGAACACTTCCAAGTACGACACGCTATGGCTCAGTAACTACGCACAGCTCAACGTCGTCAACACGCTGGCGCGCGTTTCGGGAGTCTCCCAAGTGCGCATCTTCGGAGAGCGCCGGTATGCGATGCGCATCTGGCTCGATCCGCGCAAGCTCGCTCAGCAGGGATTGACGGTCCCCGACGTCATCAACGCCCTCTCCGAGCAAAACGAGGAGGTCGCGGCCGGCAGCATCGGCGCGGCGCCGGAGCCATCAGACCAGCCGTACACCTACGTCGTCAACGCTTCGGGCCGCCTCTCCGCACCCGCCCAGTTCGCCAACATCGTGCTTCGTACGGATCCCAACGGCGGCTTCACCCGCCTCGGCGACGTGGCGCGCATCCAGCTCGGTGCGGAGGATTACTCGTCCTATCTCCGCTTCGACGGGCAGCAGAACGCTGTCGGCATGGGTGTCTTCCAATATCCTGACGCAAACGCGCTGAGCGTCGCCGCTGCAGTGACGAAGCGCATGAAGGAACTCGCCAGGCACTTTCCGGCCGGCATCACGTATACGGTCGCGCTCGACTCGACGACGTTCGTGCGCGAGTCGGTGCGCGAGGTGCTGATCACGCTGATGCTCTCGGTCTTGCTCGTCGTGCTCGTCATCTATCTCTTCTTGCAGGACCCACGCGCGACGCTCATTCCCGCCGCAACCATTCCGGTTTCGCTCGTCGGTACGTTCTTCGTGATGAAGATCTTCGGGTTCACGATCAACACTATCACCCTCTTCGGATTGACGCTCGCCACGGGGCTCGTGGTCGACGACGCAATCGTCGTCATCGAGAACATCGCACGCCACATGGAGCGCAATCGCGGCAAGATGTCGGGACGTGACAGTGCGCTCGAGGCAATGCGAGAGATTCAGAGCGCTGTCGTCGCTTCGTCGCTCGTCTTGCTTGCGGTCTTTTTGCCCGTCGCATTCTTTCCAGGCACGACGGGCGAAATCTACCGGCAGTTCGCCCTCACCATCGCAGCCTCCATCTCGATCTCGCTCTTCGCAGCCTTGACGTTCGCGCCGACGCTGACCGCAAGGCTCCTCCACGGCGACATCGAGTCGAACGCGTTCGTGTTCCACTACTTCAACCTCGGCTACCACGCATTCCGCGACTGGTATGCGCGGTCGCTGCCGAAGATCGCAAACCGGCGGACGCTCGTTCTTGGCGCGTTTGCGGCGGCATTGCTGGTGACGGGAATCATGTTCCGCACAACGCCGACGGCGTTCATCCCCAATGAGGATCAGGGCTTCGCGATCATCTTGGTGCAGGCGCCGGAGGGTACCTCGCTCGCCTACGAGAGCGCGTTCGCGGCGAAAGCGGAGCACATTTTGCTCTCCTCGTCGGACGTCGATCATGTCTTCAACGTCGGCGGCTTCAGCTTCGGCGGCTCGGCGCCGAACTTCGGCCTGATCTTCGTACGCTTGAAACCGTGGAGCGAGCGGCCGGGCTACGCACACTCGTTGGACTACCTGCTGGCCGGCTGGGACGCGCAGTTCGCGCGGATTCCGGGCGGCACGATCATCGGCTTCGACCCCCCGGCGATCAACGGCATCGGCAGCTTCGGCGGCTTTCAGTTCGAGCTCGAAGACCAAGGGAATGTCGGTCTTCCCGTCCTCGCAGCGACCGCAAACGCGATCATCGCCGCCGCCTATGCCGACCCGCGATTGTCGCGCGTTTTCACGCAGTTTCGTCTGAACTCGCCGCAAATCCAGATGCACATCGACCGCAACAAGGCAAAGGCGCTCGGCATCTCGATGACCGATCTCTTCGAGACCGTCGGGACCGATCTCGGCTCCTACTACGTGAACGACTTCGACTACCTCAATCGCTCCTGGCGCGTGTACGTCCAAGCCGACACGCCCTTTCGCGACCGCATCGATGCGCTGCAGCAGCTCTACGTCGCTCCCATCGTAGCGCCCGGCCCGGCGCCGGCGGCGAGCAGCAGTCTGGCAAGCGGGCAGACGCCGATAAGCAACCTCGTGACGCTCTCACAGGTCAAGACGGCGCCGGTGATATCGCACTACGATCTCTTTCGATCTCTCGAAATCAACGGAAACGCGGCGCCCGGGCATGGCTCCGGCGAGGCGATCGCCGCCATAGAGCAGATCTTCGCGCGCGTCGCGCCGGCAGGCATCGGGTACGAGTGGTCGGGATTGCAGCTCGACGAGATCGCCGCGGGCAGCACGAGCACGCTCATCTTCGTCCTGGGACTCGTCGTCGTCTTTCTCGTGCTCTCGGCACAGTACGAGAGCTTCATAGACCCGCTGATCGTGATTCTCGCCGTGCCGGCGGCGATCTTCGGCGCGCTACTCGCGCTCGACGTGCGTCACTTGCCGCAAGACATCTACGCGCAGGTCGGATACGTCATGCTGATCGGCCTCGCGAGCAAGAGCGCGATCCTCATCGTGGAGTTCGCAAACCAGCAGATGCGGGCCGGCGCGGATGCCGTCACCGCGGCACTGCGTGCCGCCCAGACGCGGCTGCGCCCGATACTCATGACCTCGATCGCTTTCATCATCGCGGTTCTGCCGATGGTCTTTGCTACCGGGGCGGGCAGCGCGGCGCGTCACTCCCTCGGGACGGTCGTCTTCGGCGGCATGCTCCTTTCGACGTTTCTCAACTTGGCGATCACGCCCGTCCTCTATATCCTCATCAAGTCGCTCTCGCGGCCGCGCGCCCCGGCAGACTCCTAG
- a CDS encoding S-methyl-5'-thioadenosine phosphorylase — protein METSERADIGVFGGSGFYSLIEDAREAWVETPYGPPSDRVALGELAGRRVAFLPRHGKDHRYPPHVINYRANLYAMKMLGVTHIVGPTACGSLAREVKPGSMVVADQLVDRTTGRRDTFFDGPVTTHVSFADPYCPTLRPIAVEALRSLGIETHERGTVVVVQGPRFSTRSESKWFQSLGWEVINMTQYPEAYLARELGICYVNISLITDYDVGLEGMPPVSHHEVMEVFKRNNERTKAAIARIVERIPREADCSCRHSLEGAR, from the coding sequence ATGGAGACATCGGAGCGCGCCGACATCGGCGTTTTTGGCGGTTCGGGATTCTATTCGCTCATCGAAGACGCGCGCGAAGCGTGGGTCGAGACGCCGTACGGCCCCCCCAGCGATCGCGTCGCGCTCGGCGAGCTTGCGGGTCGTCGCGTCGCGTTTCTCCCACGTCACGGCAAAGACCATCGCTATCCGCCGCACGTCATCAACTATCGCGCGAACCTGTACGCGATGAAGATGCTCGGCGTCACGCACATCGTCGGGCCGACGGCGTGCGGGTCGCTCGCACGCGAGGTAAAGCCGGGATCGATGGTCGTTGCCGATCAACTCGTCGATCGCACGACGGGCCGTAGGGACACGTTCTTCGACGGACCCGTGACGACGCACGTGAGCTTTGCCGACCCGTATTGCCCGACGCTGCGTCCGATCGCCGTCGAGGCGCTGCGCTCGCTCGGGATCGAAACGCACGAGCGCGGTACGGTCGTCGTAGTCCAGGGTCCACGTTTCTCCACGCGCTCGGAGTCGAAATGGTTCCAGAGCCTCGGCTGGGAGGTCATCAACATGACACAGTACCCCGAGGCGTACTTGGCGCGCGAGCTCGGGATATGCTACGTGAACATCTCGCTCATCACCGATTACGACGTTGGTCTCGAAGGCATGCCGCCGGTGTCGCACCACGAGGTCATGGAGGTGTTCAAGCGCAACAACGAGCGGACCAAAGCCGCCATCGCACGCATCGTCGAGCGCATCCCACGCGAAGCCGATTGCTCGTGCCGCCACTCGCTCGAAGGAGCGCGGTGA
- a CDS encoding bifunctional nuclease family protein — MTVDKLGIDLLTHDPVVILRDGDGTHYLPILIGPFEATAIALALEGAPVPRPLSHDLMRSILVTLGAHLEHVIIHDIKESTFFAKLVVRTNGDLQEIDARPSDGIALALRVQAPIYVSDKIVLEESVSEKTRPVDDAEMARFKKFLDDLKPSDFNR; from the coding sequence ATGACGGTCGATAAGCTCGGCATCGATCTCCTGACACACGATCCGGTCGTCATCCTCCGGGACGGCGACGGCACCCACTACCTGCCGATCTTGATCGGTCCGTTCGAAGCAACCGCTATCGCTCTCGCGCTCGAGGGCGCTCCCGTTCCTCGGCCGCTCTCCCACGACTTGATGCGCAGCATCCTCGTAACGCTCGGCGCCCATCTCGAACACGTTATCATTCACGACATCAAAGAATCGACGTTCTTTGCCAAACTGGTCGTACGTACGAACGGCGATCTCCAAGAAATCGACGCGCGCCCCTCCGACGGCATCGCGCTGGCGCTACGCGTCCAGGCGCCGATCTACGTCTCCGACAAGATCGTTCTCGAGGAATCCGTGTCGGAGAAAACGCGCCCCGTCGACGACGCGGAGATGGCGCGATTCAAGAAGTTCCTCGACGATCTCAAGCCTAGCGATTTCAACCGCTAA
- the ychF gene encoding redox-regulated ATPase YchF, producing MPLSCGIVGLPNVGKSTIFNALTRSAAALAANYPFATIEPNIGEVAVPDRRLGVLQELVRAVRVVPATVRFVDIAGLVRGASAGEGLGNAFLSHIRETDAVAMVVRCFEASDVVHVEGEPDPLRDIEIVAIELALADLATISRRIERLEREARADAKVRSRLDAARRVREALEAGRPARAFPPESLERGIAREAFLLTAKPMLYVANVDETPTEMTGGRVRAVEEKASEDGSRVLRLCGTLEAELAGLQEDEATEFRASLGIERSGLDELAAAAYDALGLMTFLTAGEKEARAWPIPKGTRAPQAAGTIHSDIERGFIRAEIVSYDDYVKHRTMEAMRAAGLVRSEGKEYVMQEGDVVNFRFNV from the coding sequence ATGCCCCTTTCCTGCGGGATCGTCGGTCTGCCCAACGTCGGCAAGTCGACCATTTTCAACGCGCTCACACGCTCGGCGGCGGCGCTCGCCGCCAACTACCCATTTGCCACGATCGAGCCCAATATCGGGGAGGTGGCGGTCCCCGACCGGCGCCTTGGGGTCCTGCAGGAACTCGTTCGTGCCGTTCGCGTGGTGCCGGCGACCGTGCGCTTCGTCGACATCGCCGGCTTGGTACGGGGCGCGAGCGCCGGGGAAGGGCTCGGCAACGCGTTCTTGAGCCACATTCGGGAGACCGACGCCGTCGCGATGGTCGTCCGGTGCTTCGAGGCGAGCGACGTCGTGCACGTAGAAGGCGAACCAGATCCGTTACGCGACATCGAGATCGTCGCGATCGAGCTCGCGCTTGCCGACCTCGCGACGATCTCGCGCCGCATCGAGCGCTTGGAGCGCGAAGCGCGAGCCGACGCAAAGGTGCGCTCACGGCTCGATGCGGCGCGGCGTGTCAGGGAGGCTCTCGAAGCGGGGCGCCCTGCGAGAGCGTTCCCACCGGAGTCGCTCGAACGCGGGATTGCGCGCGAAGCGTTTCTGCTCACCGCGAAGCCGATGCTCTACGTCGCAAACGTCGACGAAACCCCGACGGAGATGACGGGCGGTCGCGTCCGCGCGGTCGAGGAGAAGGCCTCAGAAGACGGCAGCCGCGTATTGCGGCTCTGCGGCACGCTGGAAGCGGAGCTAGCGGGCCTGCAGGAGGACGAGGCGACGGAGTTTCGCGCGAGCCTCGGCATCGAGAGAAGTGGGCTCGACGAGCTCGCCGCCGCGGCGTACGACGCCCTCGGTTTGATGACCTTCCTCACCGCCGGAGAGAAAGAGGCACGCGCCTGGCCGATCCCCAAGGGGACGCGCGCACCGCAAGCGGCGGGTACGATCCACAGCGACATCGAGCGCGGATTCATCCGCGCCGAGATCGTCTCATACGACGATTACGTGAAGCATCGGACGATGGAGGCGATGCGCGCCGCCGGGCTCGTGCGCAGCGAGGGCAAAGAGTACGTCATGCAGGAAGGCGACGTCGTCAACTTCCGCTTCAACGTTTGA
- a CDS encoding R3H domain-containing nucleic acid-binding protein: MKAEQVSPSWELSQLLDIFPLPIRQALVRLPNVEAMIEVVLDLGRPPEARFENDFTYLSDAAVTNEDIAHICSRISSFGGDNRAGIEQTLHRISAIRNRNGKIVGLTCRVGRAVYGTIDIFLDVLHSGASVCLLGRPGVGKTTMLRECARVLSEERKRVVIVDTSNEIAGDGDVPHPGIGLARRMQVADPALQHAVMIEAVENHMPEVVVIDEIGTAAEAEAARTIAERGVTLIGTAHGQTLENLLMNPTLTDLVGGISAVTLSDEEARRRGTRKTVLERKAPPTFDVVVEIQERDRLAIHKNVGEVVDALLRGYQPQPEIRRREPSGEVTVVQEADTESMPVLSESFAPPSHGENERSVAIFPYGVSRSKIERAIHNLRVNAGISRTWDEADVVITLKALERKQQPKLKEIAADNVPIYSIKTNTTTQIQSALRDVFNLGSIDREELALREAEEGIYQVLLTSQAVELTPQTSYVRRMQHQLAEKYRLQSRSTGLEPNRRVRISKCS, from the coding sequence GTGAAAGCCGAGCAGGTCTCCCCCAGTTGGGAGCTCTCCCAACTTCTCGATATCTTCCCTCTTCCTATTCGTCAGGCGCTCGTTCGCCTTCCCAACGTCGAAGCGATGATCGAGGTCGTGCTCGATCTCGGACGACCGCCGGAGGCGCGCTTCGAGAACGATTTCACGTATTTGAGCGACGCCGCGGTGACGAACGAAGACATCGCACACATCTGTTCTCGCATCTCGTCTTTCGGCGGCGACAATCGCGCCGGCATCGAGCAGACATTGCACCGCATCAGTGCGATTCGCAATCGCAACGGGAAGATCGTCGGCCTCACGTGCCGCGTCGGACGAGCGGTCTACGGCACGATCGACATCTTTTTGGACGTCTTGCACAGCGGTGCGTCGGTCTGTCTCTTGGGCCGGCCCGGCGTCGGCAAAACGACGATGCTTCGCGAGTGCGCCCGCGTTCTGTCCGAAGAGCGCAAGCGCGTCGTCATCGTTGACACCTCGAACGAGATCGCCGGCGACGGCGACGTGCCGCACCCCGGCATCGGGCTCGCCCGCCGCATGCAGGTTGCGGACCCCGCGCTCCAACACGCGGTGATGATCGAAGCCGTCGAGAACCACATGCCCGAGGTCGTCGTGATCGATGAGATCGGCACCGCCGCCGAGGCTGAGGCCGCGCGCACGATCGCGGAACGCGGCGTGACGCTCATCGGCACGGCGCACGGCCAGACGCTCGAGAACCTTTTGATGAATCCCACGCTCACCGACCTCGTCGGCGGCATCAGCGCGGTCACCCTTTCGGATGAAGAGGCGCGCCGCCGCGGCACGCGCAAGACCGTTCTCGAGCGCAAGGCACCGCCGACGTTCGACGTCGTGGTTGAGATTCAAGAACGCGACCGGCTCGCGATTCACAAGAACGTGGGCGAAGTGGTCGATGCGCTGCTGCGCGGGTATCAGCCGCAGCCCGAGATTCGACGCCGGGAGCCGAGCGGCGAGGTCACGGTCGTTCAGGAGGCCGACACCGAATCGATGCCCGTGCTCTCGGAGTCGTTTGCGCCACCTTCGCATGGCGAGAACGAGCGGTCGGTCGCGATCTTTCCGTACGGCGTCTCGCGCAGCAAGATCGAACGCGCGATTCACAACCTTCGCGTCAACGCGGGGATTTCGCGCACGTGGGACGAGGCCGACGTCGTGATCACGCTCAAGGCGCTCGAGCGCAAACAGCAGCCGAAGCTCAAGGAGATCGCGGCCGACAACGTGCCGATCTATTCGATCAAGACGAACACGACCACCCAGATCCAGAGCGCCCTGCGCGACGTGTTCAACCTCGGATCGATCGACCGGGAGGAGCTGGCGCTGCGCGAGGCCGAGGAGGGCATCTACCAAGTGCTCCTGACGAGTCAGGCCGTCGAGCTGACGCCGCAGACGTCGTACGTGCGGCGCATGCAGCATCAGCTCGCGGAGAAATACCGCCTGCAATCGCGCAGCACGGGATTGGAGCCGAATAGGCGCGTCCGCATCTCCAAGTGTTCGTAA
- a CDS encoding peptide ABC transporter substrate-binding protein has translation MRRLCCALLVAIVAGCTRVGAPASPNGRHAWTVPHVLRIADISDPDHLNPYLSEMDLVYDLSSLIYSYLVISDDRGRLVGDLAETVPTPFNGGVSRDGLTVTYHLRRGVLWQDGAPFTARDVIASWRAVVDPRNDTLFREGYDRVASIRAPNPYTVVVRLRERDPAFVSQFFAPLQEGGKPVLPAHVIDRDVDFNHSSLDTHPIGTGPFAFVSWKRGTGIVLERFDRYFKGRPKLARIELHVIPDDQTIATEVRVHHVDLVVSPTGALYEEYRSFPGVVTGLRPWNAQEVLILNERKPGLADVTVRRAVASAIDYDALLRKIAHGIGEEAYNTLPPTALGYERLPPHRYDPVRANRLLDAAGWVRGSDGVRSRRGVRLAFTLAVIAGSTTLTDIGIELQQNFKAVGIALTMKSYPYDTIFVPAGPILSGTYDMAIYSTTLQWDPDVHVYVGCDRWYPHGQNVFGYCNREVDALEKRGLQTEDPLIRAALYRQASEIMWETISYVPLYELRRPIVRSPDLRNFSTNPSATPWWNAWQWDI, from the coding sequence ATGCGTCGTTTATGCTGCGCGTTGCTCGTCGCGATCGTCGCCGGGTGTACGCGCGTCGGCGCGCCGGCGTCTCCAAACGGTCGTCACGCGTGGACGGTTCCCCACGTGCTGCGCATTGCGGATATCTCCGACCCCGATCATCTCAATCCGTATTTGTCCGAGATGGACCTCGTCTACGATCTCTCGTCCCTGATCTATTCGTACCTCGTGATCTCCGACGATCGCGGGCGGCTCGTTGGAGATCTCGCCGAAACGGTGCCGACGCCGTTCAACGGCGGCGTCTCTCGCGACGGCCTGACGGTGACGTACCATCTTCGGCGAGGCGTCCTCTGGCAGGACGGCGCGCCCTTCACGGCGCGCGACGTCATCGCGTCGTGGCGCGCCGTCGTCGATCCGCGAAACGACACGCTCTTCCGCGAAGGATACGACCGGGTGGCGTCGATACGCGCACCCAACCCGTATACCGTCGTCGTGCGCTTGCGCGAGCGGGACCCCGCCTTCGTCTCGCAATTCTTCGCGCCACTGCAGGAAGGCGGCAAGCCCGTTCTTCCAGCGCACGTCATCGATCGGGATGTCGATTTCAATCATAGCTCCCTCGACACGCATCCGATCGGCACCGGGCCGTTCGCGTTCGTCAGCTGGAAGCGAGGTACGGGCATCGTGCTCGAGCGCTTCGACCGGTACTTCAAGGGCAGGCCGAAGCTCGCACGCATCGAGCTGCACGTCATTCCGGACGATCAGACGATCGCGACCGAGGTTCGGGTGCATCACGTCGATCTCGTCGTCTCGCCCACCGGAGCGCTGTACGAAGAGTATCGCTCCTTTCCCGGCGTGGTCACGGGCCTGCGGCCCTGGAACGCGCAGGAAGTGCTGATACTCAACGAGCGCAAACCCGGGCTGGCCGACGTAACGGTTCGGCGCGCCGTCGCATCCGCGATCGATTACGACGCGCTCCTTCGCAAGATCGCGCACGGCATCGGGGAGGAGGCGTACAACACGCTGCCTCCGACGGCCCTCGGATACGAGCGGCTGCCGCCCCACCGCTACGATCCCGTACGCGCGAACCGGCTGCTCGACGCTGCGGGCTGGGTACGCGGGAGCGACGGCGTTCGTTCCCGCCGCGGCGTGCGCCTCGCCTTCACGCTTGCGGTGATCGCGGGCTCGACGACTCTTACGGATATCGGAATCGAGCTTCAGCAGAACTTCAAAGCTGTGGGCATCGCTCTCACGATGAAGAGTTATCCTTACGACACGATCTTCGTGCCGGCGGGTCCGATACTATCGGGCACGTACGACATGGCGATCTACTCCACGACGCTGCAGTGGGATCCGGACGTCCACGTCTACGTCGGGTGCGATCGATGGTATCCGCACGGCCAGAACGTCTTCGGCTACTGCAACCGCGAGGTCGACGCGCTAGAGAAGCGCGGGCTGCAGACCGAGGACCCGTTGATTCGCGCCGCGCTCTACCGGCAAGCCAGCGAGATCATGTGGGAGACGATCTCGTACGTGCCATTGTACGAACTACGGCGGCCAATCGTGCGGTCTCCCGATTTGCGCAACTTTAGCACGAATCCGAGCGCCACGCCCTGGTGGAACGCCTGGCAATGGGACATCTAG
- a CDS encoding Glu/Leu/Phe/Val dehydrogenase gives MSTAVRDVSIFGEAIAYFNEAADLLELDSGMRLILTHPTRQIIFSIPFQRDSGEFEVFTGYRVQYSFARGPGKGGIRFHPGVTLDEVTALAFWMTWKCAVVDLPFGGAKGGVTCDPATLSLSELERITRRYAAELVEVVGPDKDVPAPDVNTTPQVMAWFMDTYSMHVRQNQPGVVTGKPLEIGGSRGRVEATGRGVTICALDQMQQMGLKPANARIAIQGFGNVGMHAAKLFAERGCRVVGISDVTGAYYNEKGVDIDEAAAHAFKHRSLEGFTGGERIGNAELLTSECDVLVPAALENVFTAENAAKVNAKLVVEGANGPTTPEAAGIFKERGIVVIPDIMGNAGGVTVSYFEWAQDRMGYFWKEAEVNERLEDVLLTNLHEIRAIANKRGATLRTAAYTLAIDRVVRALKLRGIYA, from the coding sequence ATGAGCACTGCGGTACGCGACGTCTCGATCTTCGGCGAAGCGATCGCCTATTTCAACGAAGCCGCAGATCTCCTAGAACTCGATTCCGGGATGCGACTGATATTGACGCATCCAACCCGCCAAATCATCTTCTCGATTCCGTTTCAGCGCGATTCGGGAGAGTTCGAAGTGTTCACGGGGTATCGGGTTCAGTATAGCTTCGCTCGAGGTCCGGGCAAGGGCGGGATCCGTTTTCATCCCGGCGTGACGCTCGACGAGGTCACGGCACTGGCATTTTGGATGACCTGGAAGTGCGCCGTCGTCGATCTGCCCTTCGGAGGAGCCAAGGGCGGCGTGACGTGCGATCCGGCGACGCTGTCGTTGAGCGAGCTCGAGCGCATTACGCGACGTTATGCGGCGGAGCTGGTCGAGGTCGTCGGCCCCGATAAAGACGTTCCGGCGCCCGACGTCAACACGACGCCGCAAGTGATGGCGTGGTTCATGGACACGTACTCGATGCACGTGCGCCAGAATCAGCCCGGCGTCGTCACCGGCAAGCCGCTCGAGATCGGCGGCTCTCGCGGTCGCGTCGAAGCGACGGGGCGCGGCGTCACGATCTGCGCTCTCGATCAGATGCAGCAGATGGGTCTCAAGCCGGCAAACGCGAGGATCGCGATTCAAGGGTTCGGCAACGTCGGCATGCACGCGGCGAAACTCTTCGCCGAGCGAGGGTGTCGCGTGGTCGGTATCTCCGACGTCACCGGCGCGTACTACAACGAGAAGGGCGTGGATATCGACGAGGCGGCGGCCCATGCGTTCAAGCACCGTAGCCTCGAGGGTTTCACCGGTGGCGAGCGCATCGGCAATGCCGAGCTGTTGACGAGCGAGTGCGACGTGCTCGTGCCGGCAGCGCTCGAGAACGTCTTTACCGCGGAGAATGCCGCCAAGGTTAACGCCAAGCTCGTCGTTGAAGGCGCAAACGGCCCGACGACGCCCGAGGCCGCCGGCATCTTCAAAGAGCGCGGCATCGTCGTCATTCCGGATATCATGGGCAACGCCGGCGGCGTTACTGTCTCGTATTTCGAGTGGGCCCAAGACCGCATGGGGTACTTTTGGAAGGAAGCCGAGGTCAACGAGCGCCTCGAGGACGTCTTGCTCACGAATCTGCACGAGATCCGCGCAATTGCGAACAAACGCGGCGCAACGCTGCGGACGGCCGCCTATACGCTCGCGATCGACCGCGTCGTGAGGGCGCTCAAGCTCCGCGGCATCTACGCATAG